The Nitrospira tepida genome includes a window with the following:
- a CDS encoding aminotransferase class V-fold PLP-dependent enzyme, which produces MDRRSFLIRTGLLIGAAVMEAAVSGCETPQVRRRREGYKNWTAVRNEFLLDRSKIHMTGFLLASHPAPVREAIERHRQGLDEDPATYWSEREETGEAAVLAAAAGYLGVSATDIALTDSTTMGLGLLYGGLKLSQGQEILSTIHDHYSTDTSLRLRAERTGASFRQIPLYKDLKTVTQEEIVQTLVKEVRPETRYVAVTWVHSSTGLKLPIRAIADALATINRSRAEQDRILLCVDGVHGLGVENVKLPDLGCDFFVAGTHKWMFGPRGTGLVWGKPQAWPLAQATIPTFDSTAYRMWMKETAEHAIHQAALMTPGGFHSFEHRWALNEAFTFHQIIGKAQVTERIYELNQQLKQGLATMPRVTLHTPMSQDLSAGIVCFEIEGMKPGKVVEKLKEDKIIASVSPYAVQYVRLAPSLLNTPGEVEVVLRAIRDLTV; this is translated from the coding sequence ATGGATCGTCGCAGCTTTCTGATTCGGACCGGATTGCTGATCGGCGCGGCGGTGATGGAGGCGGCCGTGAGCGGCTGCGAAACGCCGCAGGTCAGGCGCCGGCGGGAGGGCTATAAAAACTGGACGGCCGTGCGCAACGAGTTCTTGCTGGATCGCAGCAAGATCCATATGACCGGCTTCTTGCTGGCCTCGCATCCCGCGCCGGTGCGTGAAGCCATCGAGCGCCACCGGCAGGGGCTGGATGAGGACCCGGCCACCTACTGGTCAGAGCGTGAGGAAACCGGGGAAGCGGCGGTGCTGGCGGCGGCGGCCGGCTACTTAGGCGTCAGCGCGACCGATATCGCCTTGACCGACAGCACCACGATGGGCTTGGGGCTTCTCTATGGGGGGCTCAAGCTGTCCCAGGGACAGGAAATCCTCTCCACGATCCACGACCATTACTCGACGGACACGTCGCTTCGCTTGAGAGCTGAGCGGACCGGCGCCTCGTTCCGGCAGATTCCGCTGTACAAGGATCTCAAGACAGTCACGCAGGAGGAAATCGTTCAGACACTCGTGAAAGAGGTACGGCCCGAGACCCGCTATGTCGCCGTGACCTGGGTCCATTCCAGTACTGGACTTAAACTGCCCATTCGCGCGATCGCCGATGCGTTGGCGACGATCAACCGTTCGCGGGCGGAACAAGACCGAATCCTGCTGTGCGTGGACGGCGTGCATGGGTTGGGCGTGGAGAACGTGAAGTTGCCTGACCTGGGCTGCGATTTCTTCGTGGCGGGCACGCACAAGTGGATGTTCGGACCGCGCGGGACCGGCTTGGTCTGGGGGAAACCGCAGGCCTGGCCCCTCGCGCAGGCGACGATCCCCACGTTCGATTCGACCGCCTATCGCATGTGGATGAAGGAGACTGCCGAACATGCGATCCATCAGGCCGCGTTGATGACGCCGGGCGGCTTCCATTCCTTCGAACATCGGTGGGCGTTGAATGAAGCCTTCACGTTCCATCAGATCATCGGCAAGGCGCAGGTGACGGAACGGATCTACGAGCTGAATCAGCAATTGAAGCAGGGCTTGGCCACAATGCCGCGCGTGACCCTGCATACGCCGATGTCTCAAGATCTCTCCGCGGGGATCGTGTGTTTCGAGATCGAAGGGATGAAGCCGGGGAAGGTGGTCGAAAAGCTCAAGGAGGACAAGATCATCGCGAGCGTGAGCCCCTATGCGGTGCAATATGTCCGGCTCGCGCCGAGCCTGCTGAACACGCCGGGTGAGGTGGAGGTGGTGCTGCGGGCGATCCGTGACCTTACTGTATGA
- a CDS encoding addiction module protein yields the protein MTLQEKLAAMESIWEDLARTPDAIESPDWHQDILDERRRQVAEGRAHFIDWETAKTDIRKKLF from the coding sequence ATGACGCTTCAGGAGAAGCTCGCGGCGATGGAGTCGATTTGGGAAGACCTCGCGCGAACTCCTGATGCGATCGAATCGCCTGACTGGCACCAAGATATTCTCGATGAACGCCGCCGGCAGGTTGCTGAGGGGCGGGCTCACTTCATCGACTGGGAAACTGCCAAGACAGACATCCGCAAGAAGCTGTTCTGA
- a CDS encoding helix-turn-helix transcriptional regulator: MDKAKQKRLEARGWRVGTAENFLGLSPEEAALVEMKVNLSQALRARREAHGLSQLALAKRLQSSQSRIAKMEAADRTVSIDLLVRGLVVLGARPRDIARALGQKSGAAA; the protein is encoded by the coding sequence ATGGACAAGGCCAAACAGAAACGACTTGAGGCGCGAGGGTGGCGGGTGGGAACAGCCGAAAATTTCCTCGGGCTCAGTCCAGAGGAAGCCGCATTGGTCGAGATGAAGGTGAATCTAAGCCAGGCTCTCCGTGCGCGTCGCGAGGCTCACGGGCTCTCGCAACTGGCCTTGGCCAAGCGGCTCCAATCGAGTCAATCGCGTATTGCCAAGATGGAAGCGGCAGATCGGACCGTTTCCATTGACTTGCTGGTACGCGGGTTGGTGGTGCTCGGCGCAAGACCGCGAGACATCGCCAGAGCCCTTGGGCAGAAGAGCGGCGCTGCGGCCTAA
- a CDS encoding addiction module protein — protein sequence MSLEKLEAEALKLDPKERARLAGKLLESLEQLSEDENAKLWAEEAQRRDEEMDTHPGGSSSAEEALRDARAKLR from the coding sequence ATGAGCCTGGAAAAACTTGAGGCGGAAGCCCTCAAATTAGACCCAAAGGAACGGGCGCGGTTAGCCGGCAAGCTGCTGGAAAGTCTGGAGCAGCTCTCCGAAGACGAAAACGCCAAGCTATGGGCCGAAGAAGCCCAACGGCGGGATGAGGAGATGGATACACATCCCGGCGGCAGTTCTTCCGCCGAGGAGGCCCTCCGGGACGCGAGAGCCAAGCTGCGGTGA
- a CDS encoding type II toxin-antitoxin system RelE/ParE family toxin, giving the protein MEQISFHRLARRELIDAALFYDVESPGLGAAFLDEVEDCTRNLLAFPESGQVVRGGVRRRLLRRFPYALLYSLKKDTIRVLAVMNLKRRPLYWVGRE; this is encoded by the coding sequence ATGGAGCAAATCTCCTTTCATCGCCTTGCCCGACGCGAACTGATCGATGCTGCGCTCTTCTACGACGTGGAAAGCCCAGGACTAGGCGCTGCGTTTCTTGACGAGGTTGAAGACTGCACGAGAAACCTTCTCGCATTTCCTGAATCAGGCCAAGTTGTTCGTGGGGGAGTTCGACGCCGGCTCCTTCGTCGGTTTCCCTACGCGCTCTTGTACTCCCTGAAAAAAGACACCATACGCGTGCTGGCGGTGATGAATCTGAAACGGCGCCCCCTGTACTGGGTTGGCCGGGAGTGA
- the arfB gene encoding alternative ribosome rescue aminoacyl-tRNA hydrolase ArfB yields the protein MLYISSHVAIPDHEIEIHAVRSQGAGGQHVNKVSTAIHLRFDIAASSLPPFYKEELLKLRDHRITQGGVITIKAQQSRSQEQNRADALDRLRELIQLVAVPRKKRKATKPTKASKQRRLESKTKRGRLKALRGRIDD from the coding sequence ATGCTCTACATCTCCTCCCACGTCGCCATTCCTGATCACGAGATCGAGATCCATGCCGTGCGGTCGCAGGGGGCGGGCGGGCAGCACGTCAACAAGGTCTCGACGGCGATTCATCTGCGGTTCGACATCGCCGCCTCCTCGCTCCCTCCCTTCTATAAGGAGGAACTCCTGAAGCTGCGGGACCATCGCATAACGCAGGGTGGCGTGATCACCATCAAGGCCCAGCAGTCGCGGAGCCAGGAGCAGAATCGAGCCGATGCGCTCGATCGGCTCCGTGAGCTGATTCAGCTCGTCGCGGTCCCGCGCAAGAAGCGCAAGGCGACGAAACCGACCAAGGCCTCGAAACAACGGCGGTTGGAAAGCAAGACCAAGCGGGGGCGGCTGAAGGCGCTCAGGGGACGGATTGACGACTAG
- a CDS encoding enoyl-ACP reductase FabI, with translation MGLLDGKKGLIIGVANKHSIAWAIAQSAAGQGAHLLFNYQNDRLKENVEELAASMPGAKAFPCDVGDDAQIEALMQQVQKEFGRLDFLVHSVAFAPREELTGQFVNTTRKGFATALDVSAYSLVAVTRAAVPLMTEGGSVVTLTYLGAERVVPHYNVMGVAKAALEATVRYLAHDLGPKNIRVNAVSAGPIKTLAARGVSGISKMVDHHKDFAPLRRATEQGEVGDTALFLISPLGRGITGEVIYVDGGYHILGSLVSSE, from the coding sequence ATGGGTTTGCTGGACGGAAAGAAGGGCTTGATCATCGGCGTGGCGAACAAACACAGCATCGCCTGGGCCATCGCCCAATCGGCGGCCGGGCAGGGCGCGCACCTGCTGTTCAACTACCAGAACGACCGGCTCAAGGAGAATGTCGAGGAACTCGCCGCATCCATGCCGGGCGCGAAGGCCTTCCCCTGCGACGTCGGAGACGATGCCCAGATCGAGGCGCTGATGCAGCAGGTGCAGAAGGAGTTCGGCCGGCTCGACTTCCTGGTCCACTCGGTCGCCTTTGCCCCGCGCGAAGAGCTGACGGGGCAGTTCGTCAATACGACCAGGAAGGGGTTCGCCACCGCGCTCGACGTGAGCGCCTATTCGCTCGTCGCCGTCACCAGGGCGGCTGTGCCGCTGATGACGGAAGGGGGCTCGGTGGTCACGCTCACCTATCTCGGCGCCGAACGGGTGGTCCCGCACTATAACGTCATGGGCGTCGCCAAGGCCGCGCTGGAGGCGACCGTCCGCTATCTCGCGCACGATCTCGGGCCGAAGAACATCCGCGTCAACGCCGTTTCAGCCGGTCCGATCAAAACCCTAGCCGCCCGCGGCGTCTCCGGCATCAGCAAGATGGTCGATCACCACAAAGACTTTGCTCCGCTGCGCCGCGCGACCGAACAGGGCGAGGTGGGCGACACCGCGCTGTTCCTGATCAGCCCACTCGGCCGAGGCATCACCGGCGAAGTGATCTACGTGGACGGCGGGTACCATATCCTGGGATCGCTGGTGTCTTCGGAGTAG
- a CDS encoding nucleoside hydrolase produces MDDALAILLALRSPELDVVGITTICGNVPVGQATENLFRILSLVDPPRGLLIGQGAAAPLRRPLETATHVHGADGLGDLDQFTNQSGQPRYPRPVVPGRLPSAVETWERCMRTHGPNLTLITLGPLTNLAQALQRPAIVAKGFRSIIAMAGAIAVPGNVTRAAEFNVYVDPHAAEQVLQADLPLTLIPLDVTTKVTVSREAITKLTARARDPVGQFFADATGAALDFADRVEGAAVFPFHDPLAVAVAIDPALVQLVPLHVAVETEGPVALGATLADRRRLRREHQNRPNVQVALRVQADRARRLITERLCRTSS; encoded by the coding sequence GTGGATGACGCACTGGCGATCCTCTTGGCGCTTCGGTCGCCGGAACTTGATGTGGTCGGGATCACGACGATCTGCGGCAACGTGCCGGTCGGACAGGCGACCGAGAACCTCTTCCGTATCCTGAGCCTGGTCGATCCACCGCGCGGTCTGTTGATCGGCCAAGGAGCGGCCGCTCCGCTACGCCGTCCGCTGGAGACTGCGACGCACGTGCACGGCGCTGATGGATTGGGGGATCTGGACCAGTTCACGAATCAGAGCGGGCAGCCCCGCTACCCGCGCCCAGTCGTGCCTGGCAGGCTCCCTTCCGCCGTTGAGACCTGGGAACGGTGCATGCGGACGCATGGACCAAACCTCACGCTCATAACCCTGGGACCGCTCACCAATCTGGCGCAGGCGCTCCAACGGCCTGCGATCGTCGCGAAGGGATTTCGATCCATCATTGCTATGGCCGGCGCCATCGCCGTCCCCGGCAACGTGACGCGCGCGGCGGAGTTCAATGTGTACGTCGATCCTCATGCGGCTGAGCAGGTGTTGCAAGCCGATCTGCCGCTGACATTGATTCCTCTGGATGTGACCACGAAGGTGACGGTGTCGCGCGAGGCCATCACGAAACTGACCGCCCGCGCCCGTGATCCGGTCGGACAATTTTTCGCCGATGCCACGGGGGCCGCGTTGGATTTTGCCGATCGCGTCGAGGGGGCGGCGGTATTTCCGTTTCATGATCCCCTGGCTGTGGCGGTCGCGATCGACCCGGCGCTGGTTCAGCTTGTCCCGTTGCACGTGGCCGTGGAAACTGAGGGGCCTGTCGCTCTGGGAGCCACGCTCGCCGATCGGCGCAGGTTGCGGCGCGAACACCAGAACCGTCCGAACGTTCAGGTGGCCCTGCGCGTGCAGGCCGATCGGGCCCGCCGCCTCATCACGGAACGACTATGCCGAACGTCCTCGTGA
- the rbsK gene encoding ribokinase produces MPNVLVIGSSNLDLTVRLDRLPVVGETVSGGEFYQSFGGKGANQAVAARRAGADVLFVTKVGADANGEVIARHLVEQGIPAVGLRQDRRAPTGVALIVVDTHGRNMIAVAPGSNRLLTAEEIREHALAFEEAKVLLVQLEVPLAAVTQALTLAKAKGMTTILNPAPAQSLPDRLLKLVDIVTPNETEATVLTGQAVREAAARDLLARGVREVVVTLGEQGALWTNAAGMKAILPFKATPVDSTAAGDAFNGALAAALAEGRSLDRALRFASAAGALAVTKRGAQESMPGRREIEAVLDRVI; encoded by the coding sequence ATGCCGAACGTCCTCGTGATCGGGTCATCCAATCTCGACTTGACCGTCAGGCTCGACCGTTTGCCGGTCGTCGGAGAAACGGTGTCGGGCGGCGAGTTCTATCAATCGTTCGGCGGCAAGGGGGCTAACCAGGCCGTCGCGGCGCGCCGGGCTGGCGCGGATGTGCTGTTCGTGACCAAAGTTGGCGCGGACGCCAACGGGGAGGTGATCGCACGGCATCTCGTCGAACAGGGAATTCCCGCGGTTGGCCTGCGTCAGGACCGGCGCGCGCCGACCGGCGTGGCGTTGATCGTGGTCGATACCCACGGGCGCAACATGATCGCCGTGGCGCCCGGCAGCAATCGGCTGCTGACCGCCGAGGAGATTCGCGAGCACGCCTTGGCGTTCGAGGAGGCGAAGGTCCTGTTGGTTCAATTGGAGGTCCCGTTGGCCGCTGTGACGCAGGCGCTGACCCTCGCCAAGGCCAAGGGCATGACCACGATCCTGAATCCCGCCCCTGCCCAATCGCTGCCGGACCGGCTCCTCAAACTGGTTGATATCGTGACTCCCAATGAAACGGAAGCGACTGTACTGACCGGTCAGGCTGTTAGAGAAGCGGCGGCGCGCGATCTGCTGGCGCGAGGGGTGCGCGAGGTCGTGGTGACGCTGGGCGAGCAGGGCGCCCTCTGGACAAACGCGGCAGGAATGAAGGCGATCCTTCCGTTCAAGGCCACGCCTGTGGATTCCACCGCGGCCGGCGATGCGTTCAACGGTGCACTCGCCGCTGCATTGGCGGAAGGCCGGTCCCTCGACCGTGCCTTGCGGTTTGCCTCGGCGGCCGGCGCCCTGGCGGTGACGAAGCGCGGCGCCCAGGAATCGATGCCAGGCCGGCGCGAGATCGAAGCGGTGCTGGATCGAGTCATTTAG
- the msrA gene encoding peptide-methionine (S)-S-oxide reductase MsrA: MTTARVSPLMSVVLAGLLAIAAGLDRPAGAANLEKAVFAGGCFWCMEEAFEGVEGVVSVASGYIGGMKANPSYEEVSSGSTGHAEAVEVLFDPARTNYPKLLEVFWRNIDPTTPDRQFCDRGSQYRSAIFTLTELQQRQAEESKRAVEQTKPFREPIVTQIVPATTFYPAEDYHQDFYKRNPIRYKFYKYNCGRVQRLEEVWGKSRG, from the coding sequence ATGACGACGGCGCGGGTGAGTCCGTTGATGTCGGTGGTGTTGGCTGGACTGTTGGCGATCGCGGCCGGCTTGGATCGTCCCGCTGGAGCGGCGAACCTCGAGAAGGCCGTCTTTGCGGGCGGCTGTTTCTGGTGCATGGAAGAGGCCTTTGAAGGGGTCGAAGGCGTCGTCTCGGTGGCGTCCGGCTACATCGGAGGGATGAAAGCCAATCCGAGCTACGAGGAAGTGTCTTCCGGTTCAACGGGTCACGCCGAAGCCGTTGAGGTCCTGTTCGATCCGGCCAGGACCAACTATCCGAAGTTGCTGGAGGTCTTTTGGCGGAACATCGACCCGACCACGCCGGACCGGCAATTCTGCGATCGCGGGAGCCAGTATCGATCGGCGATCTTTACGTTGACGGAGCTGCAACAGCGTCAGGCGGAGGAGTCGAAACGAGCCGTTGAACAAACCAAACCCTTCCGAGAACCGATCGTGACACAGATCGTTCCCGCCACGACGTTTTATCCCGCCGAGGACTACCATCAGGATTTTTACAAACGCAACCCGATCCGCTACAAGTTCTACAAGTACAACTGCGGGCGGGTGCAGCGGCTTGAGGAAGTCTGGGGGAAGTCGCGAGGCTAG